In one Candidatus Eisenbacteria bacterium genomic region, the following are encoded:
- a CDS encoding nucleotidyltransferase domain-containing protein: protein MEKPPRPRHEPLGDLQERAKELNCLYEVERHLGRSDAPREVILQEVVEAIPGGFQHVQACRALLVCADEEYRSGPFEPTSWVLSAPLEIQGEPLGRLSVFYLREMPPEDVGPFLSEEERLVNIVANRLSAYLFYQKLRSLQRDIEEARKANLYAPKEDWRAPIRLLRESDRSVYSRIARRMLNHLTRVGVDEARRLLVGEGGPSGEESAGEKNVPSRCFEPDGAVLMSEKPFELASRHLSGAEILRRVERWLVEDKAGYFIKILNSPRSSLPELVDGIRRFHVLISGGAGLPDSTLKSLRVSLTQRLLTEQLDFVRTAKDFMEIEDFVDLTKRLIMPPESHGKVGGKGAGLLLAHKVLQRTLRKDRPIGEVKVPKTWYLASDGLFDFVEHNDLQDVIEQKYKEIDDVRNEYPSIVRLFKSASFTPRVISGLSLALDDLGEVPLIVRSSSLLEDRLGTAFSGKYKSLFLANQGTKEERLDALMDAIAEVYASIFGPDPIEYRRAHGLLEFDEEMGILIQEVVGTRVGRYFFPAFAGVAFSNNEFRWSPRIKREDGLVRIVAGLGTRAVDRVPDDYPILAVPGKPDLRANVSVDEIVRYAPRRIDLINRETRTLETADLDDLLVECGSAFPAMDLVFSVVQDDRLRKPIDLLADPEKDELVAAFQGLLADTPFLRHVRNIMTVLQEHLHTPVDVEFAHDGRDFYLLQCRPQSYVGDSAPAPIPKDIAPQDMIFSAHQYVSNGFVPDITHIVYVDLDGYGRLETREELLSVGRAVGRLNKMLPKRQFILMGPGRWGSRGDPKLGVSVTYADINNTSMLVEIARRKGSYVPDLSFGTHFFQDLVESRIRFLPLYPDNPGVVFNEAFLKKSPNLLPEVLPEFDFLSDTLRVIDVPASAEGRVLRVLQNAEIDEAVAFLIAPAEGPRGRPESGAGAEALRKPLQYWQWRMKMAERIAEEIDAARFGVQAMYVFGSTKNATAGPASDIDLLVHFRGDDCQRRELMSWLEGWSLCLAEMNYLRTGCRSERLLDVYLITDEDIANRTSYAVKIDAVTDAARELVLGKREKSGD from the coding sequence ATGGAGAAGCCCCCGCGGCCGCGGCACGAGCCGCTCGGCGATCTTCAAGAGCGGGCCAAGGAGCTGAACTGCCTCTACGAGGTCGAGAGGCACCTCGGCCGATCGGACGCTCCCCGGGAGGTCATCCTCCAAGAGGTCGTGGAGGCGATCCCGGGCGGCTTTCAGCACGTCCAGGCATGCCGGGCGCTCCTCGTCTGCGCCGATGAGGAGTACCGCTCGGGGCCGTTCGAGCCGACCTCTTGGGTGTTGTCCGCGCCGCTGGAGATCCAAGGCGAGCCGCTCGGCCGTCTCTCCGTCTTCTATCTCAGGGAGATGCCCCCCGAGGATGTGGGTCCCTTTCTCTCCGAGGAGGAACGGCTGGTCAACATCGTGGCCAACCGTTTAAGTGCCTACCTTTTCTATCAAAAGCTTCGGAGCCTCCAAAGGGACATCGAGGAGGCGCGAAAGGCGAATCTGTACGCCCCGAAGGAAGATTGGCGGGCGCCGATCCGCCTCTTGCGCGAGTCGGACCGCAGCGTTTACTCGCGCATCGCCCGGCGCATGCTGAACCACCTGACTCGGGTCGGAGTCGACGAGGCGAGAAGGCTCCTCGTGGGCGAGGGGGGGCCGAGCGGCGAGGAGAGCGCGGGCGAGAAGAACGTGCCGAGCCGCTGCTTCGAGCCGGACGGCGCCGTTCTCATGAGCGAAAAGCCGTTCGAGCTCGCGAGCCGGCATCTCTCCGGCGCGGAGATCCTGAGGCGCGTCGAGCGATGGCTGGTGGAGGACAAGGCCGGTTATTTCATCAAGATCCTGAACAGCCCGCGTTCCTCGCTCCCCGAGCTCGTGGACGGCATCCGCCGCTTCCACGTCCTCATATCCGGCGGCGCGGGGCTTCCCGATTCGACGCTGAAGAGCCTCCGCGTCTCGCTGACCCAGCGTCTCTTGACCGAGCAGCTCGACTTCGTCCGAACGGCCAAGGATTTCATGGAGATTGAGGACTTCGTCGATCTGACCAAGCGGCTGATCATGCCCCCGGAGAGCCACGGAAAGGTGGGTGGGAAGGGAGCGGGGCTTCTTCTCGCCCACAAGGTGCTTCAGAGAACGCTCCGCAAGGACCGGCCGATCGGTGAGGTGAAGGTCCCGAAGACCTGGTACCTCGCGTCCGACGGGCTCTTCGATTTCGTCGAGCACAACGATCTCCAGGACGTCATCGAGCAGAAGTACAAGGAGATCGATGACGTACGAAACGAATACCCGAGCATCGTTCGCCTCTTCAAGAGCGCCTCGTTCACGCCGCGCGTGATCAGCGGCCTCTCGCTCGCCCTCGACGACCTCGGCGAGGTTCCCCTGATCGTGCGGAGCTCCAGCCTGCTGGAGGACCGGCTCGGGACCGCTTTCTCGGGCAAGTACAAGAGCCTCTTCCTCGCGAACCAGGGGACGAAGGAGGAGAGGCTGGACGCTCTGATGGATGCGATCGCCGAGGTTTATGCCTCGATCTTCGGGCCCGATCCGATCGAGTACCGGCGCGCGCACGGCCTCTTGGAGTTCGACGAGGAGATGGGCATTCTCATTCAGGAGGTCGTCGGAACCCGCGTTGGACGCTACTTCTTCCCCGCGTTCGCGGGGGTCGCGTTCAGCAACAACGAGTTCCGGTGGTCGCCTCGCATCAAGAGGGAAGACGGGCTCGTTCGGATCGTGGCCGGGCTCGGAACACGGGCGGTGGACCGGGTCCCCGACGACTATCCGATCCTCGCGGTGCCCGGGAAGCCGGACCTCCGAGCGAACGTCTCCGTCGACGAGATCGTCCGCTACGCCCCGCGCAGGATCGACCTCATCAATCGGGAAACCCGGACGCTCGAGACGGCCGACCTCGACGATCTCCTCGTGGAGTGCGGGAGCGCCTTCCCGGCGATGGATCTCGTCTTCTCCGTCGTGCAGGACGACAGGCTCCGGAAGCCGATCGACCTCTTGGCCGACCCGGAGAAGGACGAGCTCGTCGCCGCCTTCCAGGGACTCCTCGCGGACACGCCTTTTCTGAGACACGTGCGGAACATCATGACCGTGCTGCAGGAGCACCTGCACACGCCGGTCGACGTGGAGTTCGCTCATGACGGGCGGGACTTCTATCTCCTTCAGTGCCGCCCGCAGAGCTACGTCGGCGATTCCGCGCCCGCGCCGATCCCGAAGGACATCGCGCCGCAAGACATGATCTTCTCCGCCCACCAGTACGTCTCCAACGGCTTCGTGCCGGACATCACGCACATCGTCTACGTCGACCTCGACGGGTACGGCCGGCTCGAGACCCGCGAGGAGCTTCTCTCGGTCGGACGGGCGGTCGGACGCCTGAACAAGATGCTCCCCAAGAGGCAGTTCATCCTGATGGGGCCGGGGCGATGGGGAAGCCGCGGCGACCCGAAGCTGGGCGTCAGCGTCACGTACGCCGACATCAACAACACGTCGATGCTGGTGGAGATCGCGCGCCGAAAGGGAAGCTACGTGCCCGACCTTTCTTTCGGAACCCACTTCTTCCAGGATCTCGTGGAGTCCCGCATCCGCTTCCTCCCTCTCTATCCGGACAACCCCGGCGTCGTCTTCAACGAGGCCTTTCTGAAGAAGTCCCCGAACTTGCTTCCCGAGGTTCTTCCCGAGTTCGATTTTCTCTCCGACACGCTTCGAGTGATCGATGTTCCCGCGTCGGCCGAAGGCCGCGTCCTGCGCGTGCTCCAAAACGCCGAGATCGACGAGGCGGTGGCCTTTCTGATCGCGCCCGCGGAAGGGCCCCGCGGACGGCCCGAAAGCGGGGCGGGAGCGGAAGCCCTCCGCAAGCCTCTCCAGTACTGGCAATGGCGGATGAAGATGGCCGAGCGGATCGCGGAGGAAATCGACGCCGCCAGGTTCGGGGTCCAGGCGATGTACGTCTTCGGAAGCACAAAGAACGCGACCGCCGGGCCCGCGAGCGACATCGATCTTCTCGTGCACTTCCGGGGGGATGACTGTCAAAGGAGAGAGCTCATGAGTTGGCTCGAGGGATGGAGCCTCTGTCTCGCCGAGATGAACTACCTTCGCACCGGTTGTCGCAGCGAGAGGCTTCTCGACGTGTACCTCATCACCGATGAGGACATCGCCAACCGGACCAGCTACGCCGTCAAGATCGACGCGGTGACCGACGCCGCCCGCGAGCTCGTTCTCGGCAAGCGGGAAAAGAGCGGGGATTAG
- a CDS encoding Glu/Leu/Phe/Val dehydrogenase has product MAVKGSFNAFEMARTQFDRTADRIGLEQAARDLLRSPLREYHFLIPVRMDDGTSRVFQGFRCQHNDARGPCKGGIRFHPQETIDTVRALSMWMTWKCAVADLPLGGGKGGVVCDPHDLSAREQEQICRGWVRQIARNVGPVTDVPAPDVMTNTQHMLWMLDEYERIHGGHYPGLITGKPVGMGGSLGRKEATGYGAVYTLREALKELSLRPEDSTATMQGFGNVSQYAAKLFREMGGTVLCVSSWDQKDQTSYTFRKKEGIDVGRLTGITDRFGGIDKTKARALGYEVLGGEAWLSEEADILFPCALENQITGANVGSIHKRVKIIVEGANGPTTPEADEAIHERGIFMIPDFLANAGGVTCSYFEQVQSNMNYFWAEADVLARLDQKMTHAFSSVSEVARKRKLYMRDAAYIVAVTRVAQACRDRGWI; this is encoded by the coding sequence ATGGCAGTCAAGGGATCGTTCAACGCCTTCGAGATGGCTCGTACTCAGTTCGATCGGACCGCCGACCGGATCGGTCTCGAGCAGGCCGCGCGCGATCTGCTCCGATCCCCCCTGCGCGAGTACCATTTCCTCATCCCCGTCCGAATGGACGACGGCACGAGCCGAGTCTTTCAAGGCTTCCGGTGCCAGCACAACGACGCCCGTGGTCCGTGCAAGGGGGGCATCCGCTTCCACCCGCAGGAGACGATCGACACCGTTCGGGCTTTGTCGATGTGGATGACCTGGAAGTGCGCGGTCGCCGATCTCCCGCTCGGCGGCGGCAAAGGCGGCGTTGTCTGCGATCCCCACGACCTCTCCGCCCGCGAGCAGGAACAGATCTGCCGCGGCTGGGTGCGCCAGATCGCGCGGAACGTCGGGCCGGTCACGGACGTCCCCGCGCCCGACGTCATGACGAACACGCAGCACATGCTCTGGATGCTCGACGAGTACGAGCGGATCCACGGCGGGCACTACCCGGGCCTCATCACCGGCAAGCCGGTCGGCATGGGCGGCTCGCTCGGACGGAAGGAAGCCACCGGCTACGGCGCGGTCTATACCCTTCGCGAAGCATTGAAAGAGCTCTCCCTCAGGCCCGAGGACTCCACGGCGACCATGCAGGGCTTCGGAAACGTGTCGCAGTACGCGGCCAAGCTGTTCCGGGAGATGGGCGGGACGGTTCTTTGCGTCTCCAGTTGGGATCAGAAGGACCAGACCTCCTACACCTTCCGCAAGAAGGAGGGGATCGACGTCGGTCGTCTCACGGGGATCACCGACCGATTCGGAGGGATCGACAAGACGAAGGCGCGCGCTCTCGGTTACGAAGTGCTGGGCGGGGAAGCCTGGCTCTCCGAGGAGGCGGATATTCTCTTTCCGTGCGCCCTGGAGAACCAGATCACGGGGGCGAACGTCGGCTCGATCCACAAGCGCGTCAAGATCATCGTGGAGGGGGCGAACGGCCCGACCACTCCGGAAGCGGACGAGGCGATTCACGAGCGGGGAATCTTCATGATCCCCGACTTCCTGGCCAACGCCGGCGGCGTGACCTGCAGTTACTTCGAGCAGGTGCAAAGCAACATGAACTACTTCTGGGCCGAGGCGGACGTCCTCGCCCGCTTGGATCAGAAGATGACGCACGCCTTCTCGTCGGTGAGCGAGGTGGCGAGGAAGCGAAAGCTTTACATGCGGGACGCCGCCTACATCGTCGCGGTGACCCGCGTCGCGCAGGCCTGCCGCGACCGCGGTTGGATCTAG
- the rnr gene encoding ribonuclease R encodes MRPAKARGPREARPGEPGPSGADLLAVVRTFGFPAAFPASVLQEADREAGKDTSAEEARRVDRTKDLVYTIDPSDAKDHDDAISVERRKDGYRLGVHIADVSHYVREGSALDREALRRGNSVYLPGLVIPMLPEPLSNDVCSLRPNRRRLAHSVVIDFDANGSPIKWHFEETVIRSRAKLSYEEVQRFFDVGTKDAKTLRVAENLLLARELARLLFRRRSEEGSLDFDLPEAKVVLDERGEVVEIGRRVRLESHRLIEEFMLAANRAVAVEVMRKGQPFLYRVHGRPDRESLAFFSYMMDRLGYSFPVSDDMRPIRFARFLEKVKQAPDADLVHELMLRSMQKAVYQRENIGHFGLAFRHYTHFTSPIRRYPDLFVHRMLRALRGRSGYVPSYARRLAPRIDAVGKHCSEAERAAEAAERLAVRMLQARYLASRLGEEYEGRITGVVRFGFFVRLDGLGAEGLVRTSLLGGDDFRFDERSARLIGRRTRTVYRMGDRVRVGIARADPSRGEIDLFLPNESRSARPKRGGR; translated from the coding sequence GTGCGCCCAGCGAAAGCGCGCGGGCCGAGGGAGGCGAGGCCCGGCGAACCGGGCCCGTCCGGCGCCGATCTTCTCGCGGTCGTTCGGACGTTCGGCTTCCCCGCGGCGTTCCCGGCTTCCGTCCTCCAAGAGGCGGACCGCGAGGCGGGGAAAGACACCTCGGCGGAGGAAGCGCGGCGGGTCGATCGAACGAAGGACCTCGTCTACACGATCGATCCGTCCGACGCGAAGGACCACGACGACGCGATCTCCGTCGAGCGCCGGAAAGACGGCTATCGGCTCGGCGTCCACATCGCGGATGTTTCCCACTATGTGAGGGAAGGGAGCGCGCTCGACCGGGAGGCGCTCCGCCGCGGGAACTCGGTCTATCTTCCGGGTCTCGTGATCCCGATGCTCCCCGAGCCCCTCTCGAACGACGTCTGCTCGCTCCGCCCGAACCGCCGGCGCCTCGCGCATTCGGTCGTCATCGATTTCGATGCGAACGGATCACCCATCAAGTGGCACTTCGAGGAGACCGTGATCCGCTCCCGCGCCAAGCTCTCGTACGAAGAGGTCCAGCGCTTCTTCGACGTGGGAACGAAGGACGCGAAGACTCTTCGCGTTGCGGAGAACCTGCTCCTCGCGCGCGAGCTCGCGCGCCTTCTTTTCCGGCGCCGCTCCGAGGAGGGATCGCTCGACTTCGACCTTCCCGAGGCGAAGGTCGTCCTCGACGAGCGCGGAGAGGTCGTCGAGATCGGCAGGCGGGTCCGCCTCGAGTCCCATCGCCTGATCGAGGAGTTCATGCTCGCCGCGAACCGCGCGGTCGCCGTCGAGGTGATGCGGAAGGGTCAGCCGTTTCTCTATCGGGTGCACGGCCGGCCCGACCGGGAGAGCCTCGCGTTCTTTTCCTACATGATGGATCGTCTCGGGTACTCGTTCCCGGTCTCGGACGACATGCGCCCGATCCGCTTCGCGCGTTTTCTCGAGAAGGTGAAGCAAGCTCCGGACGCGGACCTCGTTCACGAGCTCATGCTCCGCTCGATGCAGAAGGCGGTCTATCAGCGGGAGAACATCGGCCACTTCGGCCTCGCCTTTCGACACTACACGCACTTCACCTCTCCGATCCGGCGCTACCCGGACCTCTTCGTTCATCGGATGCTGCGCGCGCTCCGCGGGCGGTCCGGCTACGTTCCCTCGTACGCGCGCCGCCTCGCGCCGCGAATCGACGCCGTGGGGAAGCACTGCAGCGAGGCGGAGCGGGCGGCGGAGGCGGCCGAGAGGCTCGCGGTGCGCATGCTGCAGGCGAGATACCTCGCGAGCCGCCTCGGCGAGGAGTACGAAGGCCGGATCACCGGCGTCGTTCGGTTCGGGTTCTTCGTTCGTCTGGACGGCCTCGGCGCGGAGGGGCTCGTCCGGACCTCGCTCCTCGGGGGGGACGACTTCCGATTCGACGAGAGGAGCGCGCGACTCATCGGGCGGCGCACCCGGACCGTCTATCGAATGGGGGATCGGGTCCGGGTGGGGATCGCCCGGGCGGATCCGTCTCGCGGGGAGATCGATCTCTTTCTGCCGAACGAGTCGCGGTCGGCGCGTCCGAAGCGAGGAGGGCGGTGA
- a CDS encoding PPC domain-containing protein, with translation MKRILVLAIGLAFAVPVLADPITGVEEKPWSYSIPFTSRGDVYEVEPNGSCATANPLACTDVMHAVISTGGTGGDWDYFQFTITTSGSFQFGTDADGTGSVGDTYIYLYNSSCVQIAFDDDSGPGLYSLITYNITTPGTYYGAVRSYSSSYTGKYKAFIVCPQPPPPNDRCEGAIEILCNTTINISGSTMSAINDYDPGVPGPSCTRFTAAGKDVTYKFTVPAGSVANLNYTSSADGSVYIVTDCSNVTGTCVIGEDSTYTGGLEDIENFALPGANTYYLILDNYGTGVGGTFTLTGMITCPTATEETSWGQVKTLYR, from the coding sequence TTGAAGAGGATACTAGTTCTCGCGATCGGTTTGGCGTTCGCAGTGCCGGTCCTCGCCGATCCGATCACCGGCGTCGAGGAAAAGCCGTGGAGCTACTCGATTCCGTTCACCTCGCGCGGGGATGTCTACGAGGTGGAGCCGAACGGCTCCTGCGCGACGGCGAACCCGCTCGCCTGCACGGACGTCATGCACGCCGTGATCTCGACGGGGGGAACAGGGGGCGACTGGGATTACTTCCAGTTCACGATCACCACGTCCGGCTCGTTCCAATTCGGGACGGACGCGGATGGCACGGGGTCGGTGGGCGACACGTACATCTACTTGTACAACTCGAGCTGCGTGCAGATCGCGTTCGATGACGACTCCGGCCCGGGGCTCTACTCGCTGATCACCTACAACATCACGACGCCCGGGACCTACTACGGGGCGGTGCGGAGCTACTCCTCGAGCTACACGGGCAAATACAAGGCGTTCATCGTCTGCCCGCAGCCTCCGCCGCCGAATGATCGTTGCGAGGGCGCGATCGAAATCCTTTGCAACACGACCATCAACATCAGCGGGTCGACGATGTCCGCGATCAACGACTATGATCCCGGCGTCCCGGGTCCGTCCTGCACGCGCTTTACTGCTGCGGGCAAAGACGTCACCTACAAGTTCACGGTTCCGGCGGGGTCCGTCGCCAACCTGAACTACACGAGTTCGGCGGACGGCTCGGTCTACATCGTGACCGACTGCTCGAATGTCACCGGGACCTGCGTCATCGGCGAGGACAGCACGTATACGGGCGGTCTCGAGGACATCGAAAACTTCGCGCTTCCGGGAGCGAACACGTACTACCTGATCCTGGACAACTACGGGACGGGCGTGGGCGGGACGTTCACGCTGACCGGCATGATCACGTGCCCGACCGCGACCGAGGAGACGAGCTGGGGCCAGGTGAAGACTCTGTATCGTTAA